Proteins co-encoded in one Arthrobacter sp. ERGS1:01 genomic window:
- a CDS encoding DapH/DapD/GlmU-related protein, which translates to MRLKQTLTTAARDLLVNGLLSSPLVPESQRWRALRAAGINASPSTIAGRAFFGGTDISIGRGSFINYDAFLDGSAAITIGARVQFGPGVMVITGSHHIAGPQERAGANYALPVVIGDGCWIGARAVILPGVTIGPGCVIAAGAVVSADCERNSVYAGVPARRKRGLEDDDADAAEALT; encoded by the coding sequence ATGAGGCTCAAGCAGACGCTGACAACCGCCGCCCGGGATTTGCTGGTCAACGGCCTTCTCTCCTCGCCCCTGGTGCCCGAATCCCAGCGCTGGCGGGCCTTGCGTGCGGCCGGGATCAACGCATCGCCGTCCACCATTGCGGGGCGGGCGTTTTTTGGCGGCACGGACATCAGCATTGGCCGGGGAAGCTTCATCAACTACGACGCCTTCCTTGACGGTTCGGCCGCGATCACGATCGGCGCGCGGGTCCAGTTCGGTCCCGGGGTCATGGTCATCACTGGTTCGCACCACATTGCCGGGCCGCAGGAACGCGCCGGAGCCAACTACGCGCTGCCCGTGGTGATTGGCGATGGCTGCTGGATCGGGGCCCGCGCCGTGATCCTCCCCGGCGTCACCATTGGGCCCGGATGCGTCATTGCGGCGGGCGCCGTAGTGAGCGCGGACTGTGAGCGCAACAGCGTCTATGCCGGCGTCCCGGCCAGGCGCAAACGCGGCCTCGAGGACGACGACGCCGACGCAGCGGAGGCGCTCACGTAG
- a CDS encoding sugar nucleotide-binding protein, with product MTGLQFGKALAARPTPIPGVVLFDLPVHGDNRGWFKENWQREKMAAAGLPDFGPVQNNISFNESAGTTRGIHAEPWEKFISVATGRVFGAWVDLREGPSFGTVFTAVLDPSTAIFIPRGVGNAFQTLEDGTAYSYLVNAHWSPAARYTFLNLADETANIPWPIPLAAAELSDKDKTHPRLADVVPMQGKRTLVLGANGQLGRALAAMFDADPTVEFAGRTELDLAGPDPFGDRDFAAYDTIINAAAYTSVDAAETPAGRAAAWAVNASALAALARKCTEHRITLVHISSDYVFDGTVPVHDEDEPLSPLGVYGQSKAAGDVIIATVPHHYILRTSWVIGEGNNFVRTMAALSERGIKPRVVNDQFGRLTFTADLAAAVGHLLGSGAPFGTYNVSNSGPDQSWAEIAADIFELSGRSRDDVTGVSSECYFAEKQAAPRPRHSTLNLQKLARTGLDMPSAAVRLREYLEQIRH from the coding sequence GTGACGGGTCTGCAGTTCGGCAAGGCCCTGGCCGCCCGCCCAACCCCCATTCCCGGCGTCGTCCTTTTTGACCTGCCCGTCCATGGCGACAACCGCGGCTGGTTCAAGGAAAACTGGCAGCGGGAGAAGATGGCCGCCGCCGGCCTGCCGGACTTTGGCCCCGTGCAAAACAACATCTCCTTCAACGAATCCGCCGGCACCACCCGCGGCATCCACGCGGAGCCGTGGGAGAAATTCATCTCGGTGGCCACCGGGCGGGTCTTCGGGGCGTGGGTGGATCTGCGTGAGGGGCCCTCGTTCGGCACCGTCTTCACGGCCGTGCTGGACCCCTCCACCGCCATTTTCATCCCCCGCGGGGTGGGCAATGCGTTCCAGACGCTCGAGGACGGCACCGCCTACTCCTACCTGGTCAACGCGCATTGGTCCCCCGCGGCCCGCTACACCTTCCTGAACCTGGCCGACGAAACCGCCAACATCCCCTGGCCCATCCCGCTCGCCGCGGCCGAACTCTCCGACAAGGACAAGACCCACCCGCGCCTCGCCGACGTGGTCCCCATGCAGGGGAAGAGGACGCTGGTCCTGGGTGCCAACGGCCAGCTAGGCCGCGCACTGGCCGCGATGTTCGACGCCGACCCAACAGTTGAGTTTGCCGGCCGGACCGAGCTTGACCTGGCCGGGCCGGACCCCTTCGGCGACCGTGACTTCGCGGCCTACGACACGATCATCAACGCCGCCGCCTACACTTCCGTGGATGCCGCCGAAACGCCCGCCGGGAGGGCCGCGGCCTGGGCGGTCAACGCGAGTGCCCTGGCCGCCCTGGCCCGGAAATGCACCGAACACCGCATCACGCTGGTGCACATCTCCAGCGACTATGTCTTTGACGGCACCGTCCCCGTGCACGACGAGGACGAGCCGCTCTCCCCCCTTGGTGTCTATGGCCAAAGCAAGGCCGCGGGTGACGTGATAATCGCCACAGTGCCGCACCACTACATTCTGAGAACCAGCTGGGTAATCGGTGAAGGAAACAACTTTGTTCGCACCATGGCAGCTCTGTCCGAGCGGGGAATCAAGCCGCGGGTGGTCAACGACCAGTTTGGCCGGCTGACGTTCACCGCCGACCTGGCGGCCGCCGTCGGACATCTTTTGGGCAGTGGCGCACCGTTTGGCACGTACAACGTGAGCAACTCGGGCCCGGACCAGTCCTGGGCGGAAATCGCGGCGGACATTTTTGAACTTTCCGGGCGCTCCCGCGACGATGTTACGGGCGTTTCCAGCGAATGTTACTTCGCCGAAAAACAAGCCGCGCCGCGTCCGCGGCACAGCACCTTGAACCTCCAAAAGCTCGCGCGCACGGGCTTGGACATGCCGTCGGCGGCCGTCCGGCTGCGGGAGTACCTCGAGCAAATCCGGCACTAA
- the rfbB gene encoding dTDP-glucose 4,6-dehydratase, with protein MPRILVTGGAGFIGSNFVHYAMSHTDFAVTVLDKLTYAGNLASLSGLPASRFTFVQGDICDAALVDSLVAGSDAVVHYAAESHNDNSLADPSPFVQTNIMGTFTLLEAVRRHGTRFHHISTDEVYGDLELADPQRFTEATAYNPSSPYSATKAGSDLLVRAWVRSFGINATLSNCSNNYGPFQHVEKFIPRQITNVLDGVRPRLYGAGHNVRDWIHADDHSSAVLTILEKGVAGETYLIGADGEKDNKSVIEMILAATGQPADAYDHVTDRSGHDLRYAIDSSKLRTELGWAPAYGDFAAGLEATVRWYRDNESWWRPQKAATEAKYAGQGEQLRAVATDGAQP; from the coding sequence ATGCCGAGAATTCTGGTCACCGGCGGCGCCGGCTTTATTGGGTCCAACTTTGTTCACTATGCCATGAGTCACACCGATTTTGCGGTGACCGTGCTGGATAAGTTGACGTACGCCGGGAACCTGGCCTCCCTGTCTGGCCTGCCCGCCAGCCGTTTCACGTTTGTGCAGGGTGACATCTGCGACGCCGCCCTGGTCGACTCGCTGGTGGCCGGCTCCGACGCCGTGGTCCACTACGCCGCGGAGTCCCACAACGACAATTCCCTGGCCGACCCCTCCCCCTTTGTGCAGACCAACATCATGGGCACCTTCACGTTGCTCGAGGCCGTGCGCCGCCACGGCACCCGCTTCCACCACATTTCCACCGACGAGGTCTACGGCGACCTGGAGCTTGCCGACCCGCAGCGGTTTACTGAGGCCACCGCGTACAACCCGTCGAGCCCGTACTCGGCCACGAAGGCCGGCTCGGACCTGCTGGTCCGCGCCTGGGTCAGGTCCTTTGGCATCAACGCGACCCTCAGCAACTGCTCCAACAACTACGGACCCTTCCAACACGTGGAAAAGTTCATTCCGCGCCAAATCACCAACGTCCTCGACGGCGTCCGGCCCCGCCTCTACGGCGCGGGGCACAACGTGCGCGACTGGATCCACGCGGACGACCACTCCTCCGCCGTCCTCACCATCCTGGAAAAGGGCGTCGCCGGGGAAACGTACCTCATTGGCGCGGACGGGGAGAAGGACAACAAAAGCGTCATTGAAATGATCCTGGCCGCCACGGGACAACCGGCTGACGCCTACGACCACGTCACGGACCGCTCGGGGCATGACCTCCGGTACGCCATCGACTCGTCCAAGCTGCGCACCGAACTCGGCTGGGCGCCCGCGTACGGCGACTTTGCCGCCGGCCTTGAAGCCACCGTGCGCTGGTACCGGGACAACGAATCCTGGTGGCGGCCGCAAAAGGCCGCCACCGAGGCCAAATACGCCGGCCAGGGCGAGCAGCTCAGGGCCGTCGCAACGGACGGCGCACAGCCGTGA
- the rfbA gene encoding glucose-1-phosphate thymidylyltransferase RfbA, giving the protein MRGIILAGGTGSRLHPITLGISKQLVPVYDKPMIYYPLSTLILAGIRDILIITTPQDAEQFQRLLGDGSQFGVNLSYVQQPSPDGLAQAFILGKDHIGSDTVALVLGDNIFYGPGLGTQLQQHQDISGGSIFGYWVKDPSAYGVVEFDADCNVISLAEKPAVPASNYAVPGLYFYDNSVIDIAKDLKPSARGELEITDINSSYLARGELHVELLPRGTAWLDTGTFSDLNDASTFVRTVESRQGLKIGAPEEVAWRQGFLSDDDLRERAGKLLKSGYGAYLLGLLD; this is encoded by the coding sequence ATGCGCGGAATAATCCTCGCCGGCGGGACGGGCTCACGCCTGCACCCCATCACTCTGGGCATCAGCAAGCAGCTGGTGCCCGTCTATGACAAGCCGATGATCTATTACCCGCTCTCCACCCTGATCCTGGCCGGCATCCGGGACATCCTCATCATCACCACTCCGCAGGACGCCGAGCAATTCCAGCGGCTGTTGGGCGACGGCTCCCAGTTTGGCGTCAACCTCAGCTACGTCCAACAGCCGTCACCCGACGGCCTGGCCCAGGCATTCATCCTGGGGAAGGACCATATCGGTTCCGACACCGTGGCCCTGGTGCTGGGCGACAATATCTTTTACGGTCCGGGATTGGGCACCCAGCTCCAGCAGCATCAGGACATCAGCGGCGGTTCAATCTTTGGCTATTGGGTCAAGGATCCCAGCGCCTACGGCGTGGTGGAATTCGACGCCGACTGCAATGTCATTTCCCTGGCGGAAAAGCCGGCCGTTCCCGCCAGCAACTACGCCGTCCCGGGACTGTACTTCTACGACAACTCGGTCATCGACATTGCGAAGGATTTGAAGCCGTCCGCCCGCGGTGAACTGGAGATCACCGACATCAACAGCAGCTATCTGGCGCGCGGCGAGCTCCACGTGGAACTCCTTCCCCGCGGCACGGCCTGGCTGGATACCGGAACCTTTAGTGATCTCAACGACGCCTCCACCTTTGTACGGACGGTGGAGAGCCGGCAGGGGCTGAAGATTGGCGCCCCGGAGGAGGTGGCCTGGCGGCAGGGCTTCCTCAGCGATGACGATTTGCGTGAACGTGCCGGGAAACTGCTCAAGAGCGGCTACGGCGCCTACTTGCTGGGGTTGCTTGACTAA
- a CDS encoding SufS family cysteine desulfurase has protein sequence MLKSTDHDHQGPLTDAEVRRIRNDFPILDQQVNGRELVYLDSGATSQKPTSVMEAEQEFYEQRNSAVHRGAHTLAVAATDVFEDARATVAAFIGADDNELVWTANATAGLNLIAYSFGNASIGEVPAEARQFAVGPGDEVLVTEMEHHANLIPWQELCRRTGATLKFVPIMDDGTLDMEAAAALFTARTRVFAFTHVSNVTGVINPVVELTRMAHDVGALVVLDACQSAPHLALDVKALDVDFAVFSGHKMLAPTGIGAVYGRAELLDAMPPFLTGGSMITTVTMEKAGYLPSPQRFEAGTQAISQAAALAAAVNYLSETGMQRIHEWEAALGQRLVAGLEAIDGIRVLGPASGTARAGLAAFEVDGVHAHDVGQFLDAAGIAVRVGHHCAQPLHRRLGLNASTRASTYLYNTTEEVDAFLAAVAGVRPYFGITGA, from the coding sequence GTGTTGAAATCCACTGACCACGACCACCAGGGGCCGTTGACCGACGCAGAAGTGCGCCGCATCCGCAACGACTTCCCCATCCTTGACCAGCAGGTCAACGGCCGTGAGCTGGTGTACCTGGATTCCGGAGCCACCTCGCAAAAGCCCACCAGCGTCATGGAGGCGGAGCAGGAGTTCTACGAACAACGCAACTCCGCCGTGCACCGCGGCGCCCACACGCTGGCCGTTGCCGCCACCGATGTCTTTGAAGATGCCCGGGCCACGGTGGCCGCCTTCATCGGCGCCGACGACAACGAGCTTGTCTGGACGGCGAACGCCACGGCCGGGCTTAACCTGATCGCGTACTCCTTCGGCAATGCCAGCATTGGTGAGGTCCCCGCCGAGGCCCGGCAGTTCGCCGTCGGGCCCGGGGACGAGGTGCTGGTGACCGAGATGGAGCACCACGCCAACCTGATTCCCTGGCAGGAACTGTGCCGGCGCACGGGTGCCACCTTGAAGTTCGTGCCGATCATGGACGACGGCACGCTGGACATGGAGGCCGCCGCCGCGCTGTTCACGGCCCGCACCAGGGTCTTCGCGTTCACCCACGTTTCCAACGTCACCGGCGTCATCAACCCCGTGGTGGAGCTGACCCGCATGGCGCACGACGTTGGCGCCCTGGTGGTGCTGGACGCCTGCCAATCCGCGCCGCACCTGGCACTCGACGTCAAGGCGCTTGACGTCGACTTTGCCGTATTCTCCGGGCACAAGATGCTGGCGCCCACGGGCATTGGCGCCGTCTACGGCCGGGCCGAGTTGCTCGATGCCATGCCGCCGTTCCTGACCGGCGGCTCCATGATCACCACCGTCACGATGGAAAAGGCAGGCTACCTGCCCTCGCCGCAGCGTTTCGAGGCCGGCACGCAGGCCATCTCGCAGGCCGCAGCACTTGCCGCGGCCGTGAACTACCTCAGTGAAACGGGCATGCAGCGGATCCACGAGTGGGAGGCCGCGCTGGGGCAGCGCCTCGTTGCCGGTCTTGAGGCGATCGACGGCATCCGCGTGCTGGGGCCGGCGTCCGGCACAGCCAGGGCCGGGCTTGCCGCGTTCGAGGTGGACGGGGTCCATGCGCACGACGTCGGCCAGTTCCTTGACGCCGCCGGCATCGCCGTCCGCGTGGGCCACCATTGCGCCCAGCCGCTGCACCGCCGGCTGGGATTGAACGCCTCCACCCGCGCCAGCACCTACTTGTACAACACCACCGAGGAGGTGGATGCGTTCCTGGCCGCCGTGGCGGGAGTGCGCCCCTACTTCGGCATTACGGGAGCCTAA
- the sufU gene encoding Fe-S cluster assembly sulfur transfer protein SufU, whose amino-acid sequence MSSLDSLYQQIILEQSKARTGADLADDQLQGLHLPDGVGQCHQLNPVCGDEITLRVETADGTVQGIHWAGDGCAISMASASIFAELAEGLGVAEVHGLIDNFREVMRSRGKLEADEEILGDAAALSGVSKFPARVKCAMLAWVAAEDALAQTR is encoded by the coding sequence ATGAGTTCACTGGATTCGCTGTACCAACAAATCATCCTGGAGCAGTCCAAGGCCCGCACGGGCGCCGACCTGGCGGACGACCAATTGCAGGGGCTCCACCTGCCGGACGGCGTGGGCCAATGCCACCAGCTCAACCCCGTGTGTGGCGATGAGATCACCCTGCGCGTGGAGACTGCCGACGGCACCGTGCAGGGCATCCACTGGGCGGGGGACGGGTGCGCCATTTCCATGGCGTCCGCCTCCATCTTCGCCGAGCTGGCCGAGGGGCTGGGCGTGGCGGAGGTACACGGGTTGATTGACAACTTCCGCGAGGTGATGCGATCCCGCGGAAAACTGGAAGCGGACGAGGAAATCCTGGGGGACGCCGCAGCACTTTCGGGTGTTTCCAAATTCCCGGCCCGCGTCAAGTGCGCCATGCTGGCCTGGGTCGCCGCCGAGGACGCGCTGGCGCAGACACGCTAG
- a CDS encoding LPXTG cell wall anchor domain-containing protein, translated as MKKTLASLALAGLLTLSVGTVAAQAAPDYPAGPSAVVSVGTVVPGQALSFGGSGFTAGETIDITVTQTSAVAGGAIGSMGGGASMSVPVIIKPAASQSFTTVAAADGSFSTSVTLNETGTHTLTATGRTSGVTVSQVVKVVTSLDSEAGLSGGNNGAGSVVAGTENGGLASTGIDTGVLVWSIVGAGALAAGVGTVVVSRRRSRNAANV; from the coding sequence ATGAAGAAAACACTCGCCAGCCTGGCACTTGCCGGGCTCCTAACCTTGTCCGTGGGGACGGTTGCAGCCCAGGCTGCTCCCGACTACCCGGCCGGACCCTCTGCCGTAGTCTCAGTCGGCACCGTGGTTCCCGGCCAGGCACTCTCCTTCGGTGGCTCCGGCTTCACTGCCGGTGAAACCATTGACATCACGGTCACCCAGACCAGCGCCGTTGCAGGCGGTGCAATTGGTTCCATGGGCGGTGGCGCATCGATGTCGGTGCCCGTCATCATCAAGCCCGCTGCATCGCAGTCCTTCACGACTGTTGCTGCTGCTGACGGTTCCTTCAGCACGTCAGTCACGCTGAACGAAACCGGCACGCACACGCTGACGGCCACCGGACGTACGTCCGGCGTTACCGTCAGCCAGGTTGTCAAGGTTGTCACCAGCCTCGACTCCGAAGCCGGCCTGTCCGGCGGCAACAACGGAGCCGGCAGCGTTGTTGCCGGCACCGAAAACGGCGGTCTCGCCAGCACCGGTATTGACACCGGCGTTTTGGTTTGGTCGATCGTTGGCGCCGGCGCACTTGCCGCGGGCGTTGGCACCGTGGTGGTTTCACGCCGTCGCAGCCGCAACGCTGCAAACGTCTAA
- a CDS encoding DUF4012 domain-containing protein: MVVVAVALGGAGAWVGYQALHLKDDMQATTELLPKLKQQLLENNSTGAAATVSSLAAHTAAAKDAATDPVWKLASSLPWIGPNLAAATDMAVTADDVVRLAAKPLVGTLGSLDWKTLTPSNGAVPLDALSAAAPNVVSAANTVELSHARLADIDASKLLPQIAEPLQTARKQLDELRGTLTIAANAARLVPPMMGEKDSRNYLLLIQNSAEVRATGGIPGALAILHVEKGKIELTNQDSAGGIGVFDPALKVDPAQETIYSPRLGSYMQDVNLTPDFPTAAATARTMWQARHPGQTVDGVITLDPVALSMVLGATGPVDVSSAVPAGADIGSLPTKLTSGNLVKALLSDVYANIEEPKLQDAYFAEVAKKIFGEISSGKTSGEKLIAALGNGVQENRIKVWSSRNEEQNVLAKQRIGGAIAGSAVAPSAFGVYFNDGTGAKMDYYVKRKVQLVQQCTAGGYGKYTAHITLTNTAPADAATSLPKYVTGGGDYGVTPGHVATNVVAYGPVQARAQEARVNGKTAGFGSFVHADRPVGVVRVDLAPGQSTTVDIDFAKVVQTSPAVLDVTPTVQKSADVIVPTDLAKGCAATKP; the protein is encoded by the coding sequence GTGGTAGTTGTTGCCGTCGCCCTTGGCGGGGCCGGTGCCTGGGTTGGTTACCAGGCCCTGCACCTCAAGGACGACATGCAGGCAACCACCGAGTTGTTGCCCAAGTTGAAACAGCAGCTCCTTGAGAACAACAGCACCGGAGCAGCCGCAACGGTTTCCAGTTTGGCCGCGCACACTGCAGCCGCCAAGGACGCGGCCACCGACCCCGTGTGGAAACTGGCAAGCTCACTGCCCTGGATTGGACCCAACCTTGCCGCCGCCACGGACATGGCAGTGACCGCCGACGACGTCGTTCGACTGGCAGCCAAACCCCTGGTGGGCACTCTTGGCTCGCTCGATTGGAAGACTCTGACGCCAAGCAACGGTGCGGTGCCCCTGGATGCGCTCTCCGCCGCGGCCCCGAACGTGGTATCGGCTGCAAACACTGTTGAGCTCTCGCATGCGCGGTTGGCAGACATTGACGCTTCAAAGCTGCTGCCGCAAATTGCCGAACCACTCCAGACAGCCCGGAAGCAGCTCGATGAGCTGCGCGGAACGCTCACCATTGCCGCCAATGCGGCCCGCCTGGTACCGCCCATGATGGGCGAAAAGGATTCACGCAACTACCTATTGCTGATCCAAAACAGTGCCGAAGTTCGGGCCACCGGCGGCATTCCCGGTGCCCTGGCGATCCTGCACGTGGAAAAGGGCAAGATCGAACTCACCAACCAGGATTCCGCCGGCGGCATCGGCGTCTTTGACCCCGCACTCAAGGTTGACCCCGCACAGGAAACCATTTACTCCCCCCGGCTGGGAAGCTATATGCAGGACGTCAACCTGACACCGGATTTCCCCACCGCGGCCGCCACCGCCCGCACCATGTGGCAGGCGCGCCATCCCGGGCAAACGGTTGACGGCGTCATCACCTTGGACCCCGTGGCGCTGTCCATGGTTCTGGGCGCAACCGGACCGGTCGACGTGAGCTCCGCCGTGCCGGCCGGCGCGGACATTGGAAGTCTTCCCACCAAGCTCACCAGCGGGAACCTGGTCAAGGCGCTGCTGTCCGATGTATATGCCAACATCGAGGAGCCCAAACTGCAGGACGCCTATTTCGCGGAAGTGGCAAAGAAGATTTTTGGCGAAATATCCTCCGGAAAAACATCCGGGGAAAAGCTAATTGCCGCCCTCGGTAATGGCGTGCAGGAAAACCGCATTAAAGTGTGGTCCTCCCGCAACGAGGAACAAAATGTATTGGCCAAGCAGCGGATCGGCGGGGCAATCGCCGGCTCCGCCGTGGCGCCTTCCGCATTTGGCGTCTACTTCAATGACGGCACCGGTGCCAAGATGGACTACTACGTGAAACGGAAAGTCCAGCTCGTCCAGCAATGCACGGCCGGCGGCTATGGCAAGTACACGGCCCACATCACGCTCACCAACACGGCACCCGCCGATGCAGCCACGTCCTTGCCGAAATACGTCACCGGCGGTGGCGACTATGGCGTAACGCCGGGCCATGTGGCCACCAACGTCGTAGCCTACGGCCCGGTCCAGGCCCGCGCGCAGGAGGCCCGCGTCAACGGCAAGACCGCCGGATTCGGCTCCTTTGTGCACGCCGATCGTCCTGTTGGCGTGGTCCGGGTGGACCTGGCACCGGGGCAAAGCACCACGGTGGACATCGACTTCGCAAAGGTGGTCCAAACCAGTCCCGCCGTGCTGGATGTGACGCCCACGGTCCAAAAGAGCGCCGACGTCATTGTGCCGACGGATTTGGCAAAAGGCTGCGCGGCCACCAAGCCATAA
- a CDS encoding sugar transferase, which produces MNQNNWRSRYAKRIWIVDAIVVIWAAVGAHLIRFGLDGDETIAGARATPYFVMTLILPVVWWIMLEMWDSRASRILGSGPDEYKRVFAASLWLFGALAIFSYAFQVDVARGYVGIAFPLGVFGLAAGRWVLRQHLTLDRSGGRSVSRLLLVGGDTAVTHLIDALKRHPMSGYKPVGTYLPGADATTINAAQEIRVLGTEPSVAGIMTAVRNCDADMVALSGGTALHPTTMRHLGWALAEQNIGLIVAPALTDIAGPRIHTQPIAGLPLIHVTTPKLEGGKRVAKRTFDLVGASLLVAFLSPVLATLAVLTKLSSPGPVFYMQDRIGVHGTTFRMIKFRSMMVDADLQLAGLLQAQGTDDKPLFKVENDPRITRVGRVLRKFSLDELPQLFNVLMGSMSLVGPRPQRDGEVALYDDAARRRLYVQPGMSGLWQVSGRSNLSWDESIRLDLYYVENWSLTTDLVILFRTAKAVVGSNGAV; this is translated from the coding sequence ATGAATCAGAATAATTGGCGGAGTCGCTATGCCAAGCGAATCTGGATTGTCGATGCCATCGTCGTAATTTGGGCCGCCGTAGGCGCCCATCTCATTCGGTTTGGGCTGGACGGCGACGAGACAATTGCAGGGGCGCGGGCCACGCCCTACTTCGTCATGACGCTAATCTTGCCAGTGGTCTGGTGGATCATGTTGGAGATGTGGGACAGCCGTGCTTCCCGAATTCTCGGCAGCGGTCCAGATGAATATAAGCGCGTATTTGCTGCAAGCCTTTGGCTCTTTGGCGCCTTGGCGATCTTTTCATACGCATTTCAAGTTGACGTGGCACGTGGGTACGTTGGCATCGCATTTCCGCTGGGGGTTTTCGGCCTCGCTGCCGGCAGATGGGTCCTCCGTCAGCACCTAACCTTGGACCGTTCGGGTGGCCGAAGCGTATCCCGACTACTGCTGGTCGGAGGTGATACAGCCGTCACCCACCTCATTGACGCGCTGAAGCGCCACCCGATGTCCGGTTACAAACCAGTAGGTACCTATCTCCCCGGCGCAGACGCCACCACGATCAACGCTGCCCAGGAAATACGCGTGCTCGGCACTGAACCGTCAGTAGCCGGCATCATGACTGCCGTCCGGAACTGCGATGCGGATATGGTTGCGCTCTCCGGAGGTACCGCCCTCCATCCAACGACCATGAGGCACCTCGGATGGGCTTTGGCGGAACAGAATATTGGTCTGATTGTTGCCCCGGCGCTGACTGACATTGCAGGGCCCAGGATTCATACTCAGCCCATTGCAGGCCTGCCATTGATCCACGTTACGACTCCCAAGTTGGAGGGCGGCAAGCGCGTGGCAAAGCGGACCTTTGACTTGGTCGGAGCCTCCCTGCTGGTTGCCTTCCTGTCCCCTGTCCTGGCCACGTTGGCCGTGCTGACTAAGCTGTCAAGCCCCGGTCCTGTCTTTTACATGCAGGACCGCATTGGTGTCCACGGAACTACCTTTAGAATGATCAAATTCCGGTCAATGATGGTGGATGCCGACCTTCAGCTTGCCGGACTTCTCCAAGCACAAGGAACTGACGATAAGCCCCTTTTCAAGGTTGAGAATGATCCGCGCATCACCCGCGTCGGACGGGTTCTGCGCAAGTTTTCGCTCGATGAGCTTCCGCAACTGTTCAACGTCCTAATGGGGAGCATGAGCCTGGTTGGTCCGCGCCCGCAACGAGACGGCGAAGTCGCCCTCTATGATGATGCGGCCAGGCGCCGGCTCTACGTCCAGCCCGGAATGAGCGGCCTGTGGCAGGTTAGCGGTAGATCCAATCTCAGCTGGGATGAGAGCATCAGACTCGACTTGTACTACGTGGAGAATTGGTCGCTGACTACGGACCTGGTGATCCTCTTCCGCACGGCCAAGGCCGTGGTTGGCAGTAACGGTGCCGTCTAG